In a single window of the Natronosalvus caseinilyticus genome:
- a CDS encoding J domain-containing protein: MAVVDQRRERCDGCGRVVALEDLTTVTMPDGERLACCPTCAPHAREAARKLESIDRPRGTCDGCHSSVPRNDLEDAVLPDGAVITCCPDCLEEVPGHGDAGTSASDELDDGTGASVDETPETTELATCRTLCSQCHEYVDEELYHVTTIDGRTEELCPDCKALAEEKGVVSSVEMRESEAREILRVDDDVTNQELREAFLTQIKHAHPDKKSGSESAFKLVKEAYDRLK, translated from the coding sequence ATGGCCGTGGTCGACCAACGCCGTGAGCGGTGTGACGGGTGCGGACGGGTCGTCGCGCTCGAGGACCTTACTACCGTGACGATGCCGGACGGAGAACGGCTGGCGTGCTGCCCGACGTGTGCGCCCCACGCCCGCGAGGCCGCCCGCAAACTCGAGTCGATCGACCGGCCGCGCGGGACGTGCGATGGCTGCCACTCGAGCGTTCCGCGAAACGACCTCGAGGACGCCGTGTTGCCCGATGGAGCGGTGATAACGTGTTGTCCCGACTGCCTCGAGGAGGTTCCCGGCCATGGGGATGCGGGAACGTCGGCATCGGATGAGTTAGACGACGGTACCGGAGCGTCCGTCGACGAAACGCCGGAAACGACCGAGCTCGCGACCTGTCGAACGCTCTGTAGCCAGTGTCACGAGTACGTCGACGAAGAGCTCTATCACGTGACGACGATCGACGGCCGAACCGAGGAGCTGTGTCCGGACTGCAAGGCGCTGGCCGAGGAGAAAGGCGTCGTCAGCAGCGTCGAGATGCGCGAGTCGGAAGCACGGGAGATCCTCCGCGTCGACGACGACGTGACGAACCAGGAGCTTCGCGAGGCCTTCCTGACTCAGATCAAACACGCCCACCCCGATAAGAAGAGCGGCAGCGAGTCGGCGTTCAAACTCGTCAAAGAGGCTTACGACCGGCTGAAGTGA
- a CDS encoding ABC transporter ATP-binding protein — protein sequence MTEADPLLSVRNLEKHYPITEGLLRREVGTVWAVDGVSFDVHPGEAFGLVGESGCGKSTTALSVLRLEEPTGGEVRFDGDDVRAYDDDELRRFRRRAQLVLQDPDSALNPRRTVGESVEEPLRIHGLHGSQRRRHVVKDTLERVGLSAVAADQYPHEFSGGEKQRIAIARALVLNPDLIVADEPVSALDGRTKADVLELLGRLQREFDVAIVFISHDVELVRRFCDRTAVMYLGEIVESGAVDDVFDEPRHPYTQLLVSSIPSLDPNAPRAGVEPLTDDLPDASDPPSGCRFHPRCPAIIPPADATIPRDQWRGLVQFRFRLENEWTTADDVRAAVASAGRRPDGTDHAATESIPATDDAVRSTFDLPAKLADPDLEAALTAAVESIDDGDLESARAHLAAPTETVCERESPTLETRADGRPVACHRYDPSVPGEPETGLETSDTR from the coding sequence ATGACTGAGGCCGATCCGCTGCTTTCGGTCAGGAACCTCGAGAAGCACTACCCGATCACCGAAGGGCTCCTTCGGCGCGAGGTTGGGACCGTTTGGGCCGTCGACGGCGTGAGCTTCGACGTTCACCCCGGCGAGGCGTTCGGGCTCGTCGGCGAATCCGGCTGCGGGAAATCCACGACCGCGCTGTCGGTACTCCGCCTCGAGGAGCCGACCGGCGGCGAGGTCCGGTTCGACGGCGACGACGTCCGCGCGTACGACGACGACGAGCTGCGTCGCTTTCGCCGGCGCGCACAACTCGTGCTCCAGGATCCGGACTCGGCGCTCAACCCCCGTCGAACGGTCGGCGAGTCCGTCGAAGAGCCCCTCCGCATCCACGGCTTGCACGGCTCCCAGCGGCGTCGACACGTCGTCAAGGACACCCTCGAGCGCGTCGGACTCTCCGCCGTGGCGGCAGACCAGTACCCACACGAGTTCTCCGGCGGGGAGAAACAGCGCATCGCTATCGCCCGCGCGCTGGTGTTGAACCCGGACCTGATCGTCGCCGACGAACCGGTGAGCGCGCTCGACGGTCGAACCAAGGCTGACGTCCTCGAGCTGCTGGGGCGTCTCCAGCGGGAGTTCGACGTCGCGATCGTCTTCATTAGTCACGACGTCGAACTCGTGCGTCGGTTCTGCGACCGCACGGCGGTGATGTACCTCGGCGAAATCGTCGAGTCCGGGGCGGTCGACGACGTCTTCGACGAGCCTCGCCACCCGTACACGCAATTGCTCGTGTCGTCGATTCCCAGCCTCGATCCGAACGCGCCACGCGCTGGCGTCGAGCCCCTGACCGACGACCTCCCCGACGCGTCCGACCCGCCGTCCGGGTGCCGATTCCACCCCCGGTGTCCGGCGATCATCCCGCCTGCCGACGCGACCATCCCTCGCGACCAGTGGCGGGGGCTCGTACAGTTCCGATTCCGCCTCGAGAACGAGTGGACGACCGCGGACGACGTGCGTGCTGCCGTCGCCAGCGCCGGACGCCGGCCAGACGGCACCGACCACGCGGCTACCGAGTCCATCCCCGCTACCGACGACGCCGTTCGATCGACGTTCGATCTGCCCGCTAAACTCGCAGATCCGGATCTCGAGGCGGCGCTCACCGCGGCCGTCGAATCCATCGACGACGGCGACCTCGAATCGGCTCGAGCCCACCTCGCGGCGCCCACCGAGACCGTCTGTGAACGCGAGTCGCCGACGCTCGAGACCCGTGCGGACGGGCGACCGGTCGCCTGCCACCGGTACGATCCCTCGGTACCCGGCGAGCCCGAGACGGGCCTCGAGACGTCGGACACTCGGTAA
- a CDS encoding toll/interleukin-1 receptor domain-containing protein → MTGEQVFVSHAPVDLDLVQELFSTVKNFPFGVHIALEEIESGRTRKRLEGRLANSDVVVAVLTEASATSPWVNQEVGYALAKGIPVLPLYDDETFRGGFIADIEGVAIDRENLSFTIFNLLCRLRSELSPLGALSVPNWYVRFPCTVPDCGHPVTLDITQGQTKLWKLSEHGQFLEATCEVCDAAYAFDPATIGFVRRMDGLERTA, encoded by the coding sequence ATGACCGGAGAACAGGTGTTCGTCTCCCACGCACCAGTCGACCTCGACCTCGTGCAGGAGCTGTTCTCGACGGTCAAGAACTTCCCGTTCGGCGTCCACATCGCCCTCGAGGAGATCGAATCCGGTCGAACGCGCAAGCGACTCGAGGGTCGACTCGCCAACAGCGACGTCGTCGTTGCCGTACTCACCGAGGCCTCGGCGACCAGCCCCTGGGTGAACCAGGAGGTCGGGTACGCGCTCGCGAAGGGCATTCCGGTTCTTCCGCTATACGACGACGAGACGTTCCGCGGCGGGTTCATCGCCGATATCGAAGGGGTCGCCATCGATCGGGAGAACCTCTCGTTCACGATCTTCAACCTGCTCTGTCGACTTCGGAGCGAACTCTCCCCGCTCGGAGCACTGTCAGTCCCCAACTGGTACGTCCGATTCCCGTGTACGGTTCCGGACTGCGGCCACCCCGTGACGCTGGACATCACGCAGGGACAGACGAAACTCTGGAAACTCTCGGAACACGGCCAGTTTCTCGAGGCCACCTGCGAGGTCTGCGACGCCGCCTACGCCTTCGATCCGGCGACGATCGGGTTCGTCAGGCGTATGGACGGCCTCGAACGCACAGCGTGA
- the dnaK gene encoding molecular chaperone DnaK, which translates to MASNKILGIDLGTTNSAFAVMEGGDPEIIVNAEGDRTTPSVVAFTDDDERLVGKPAKNQAIQNPEKTIASIKRHMGEEDYTVEIEGEEYTPQQISAMILQKIKRDAEEYLGDDVEKAVITVPAYFSDTQRQATKDAGEIAGFDVERIINEPTAASMAYGLDDDSDQTVLVYDLGGGTFDVSILDLGGGVYEVVATNGDNDLGGDDWDHAIIDWLAEEFEDEHGMDLREDRQALQRLKDAAEEAKIELSSRKETEINLPFITATDDGPIHLEKSLTRAKFESLTSDLIGRTVEPTEQALEDAGYEKEDIDEVILVGGSTRMPQVSEQVEELIGEAPQKNVNPDEAVALGAAIQGGVLGGEVDDIVLLDVTPLSLGIEVKGGLFERLIEKNTTIPTEESKIFTTAADNQTSVQVRVFQGERELANKNEMLGEFHLTGIPPAPAGTPQIEVTFSIDENGIVNVSAEDKGTGTSEEITIEGGAGLSDAEIERMQREAEEHAEEDKQRRDRIEARNTAEATIQRAETLLEENDDVDDDLRESIEAAVDDLEETIDDSDADAEAIESATDDLSTELQEIGKQIYQEAAAAGAGGAGGAGGAGGAGGAGAAGAGAGMGGGPNPGPGGAADDDEGEEFVDADFEDVDEDAEEDE; encoded by the coding sequence ATGGCGAGTAACAAGATTCTCGGAATCGACCTCGGAACGACGAACAGCGCCTTCGCGGTGATGGAAGGCGGTGACCCGGAGATTATCGTCAACGCTGAGGGCGACCGAACGACGCCCTCCGTCGTTGCGTTCACCGACGACGACGAGCGCCTCGTCGGCAAACCGGCGAAGAACCAGGCGATCCAGAACCCGGAGAAGACCATCGCGTCGATCAAGCGCCACATGGGCGAAGAGGACTACACCGTCGAGATTGAGGGCGAGGAGTACACGCCCCAGCAGATCTCGGCGATGATCCTCCAGAAGATCAAGCGCGACGCCGAGGAGTACCTCGGTGACGACGTCGAGAAGGCCGTCATCACGGTTCCGGCGTACTTCTCCGACACCCAGCGCCAGGCGACCAAAGACGCCGGCGAGATCGCCGGCTTCGACGTCGAGCGCATTATCAACGAGCCGACGGCCGCGTCGATGGCCTACGGCCTCGACGACGACTCCGACCAGACGGTGCTCGTCTACGACCTCGGTGGCGGCACCTTCGACGTCTCTATCCTCGACCTGGGTGGGGGCGTCTACGAGGTTGTCGCGACCAACGGGGACAACGACCTCGGGGGCGACGACTGGGACCACGCGATCATCGACTGGCTGGCCGAGGAGTTCGAGGACGAACACGGCATGGATCTCCGCGAGGACCGACAGGCCCTCCAGCGGCTCAAGGACGCGGCCGAGGAGGCCAAGATCGAACTCTCCTCGCGCAAGGAGACCGAGATCAACCTCCCGTTCATCACGGCCACCGACGACGGACCCATCCACCTCGAGAAGTCCCTCACGCGGGCGAAGTTCGAATCGCTCACCTCGGACCTGATCGGGCGCACGGTCGAACCGACCGAGCAGGCGCTCGAGGACGCGGGCTACGAGAAAGAGGACATCGACGAGGTCATCCTCGTCGGCGGGTCGACCCGGATGCCTCAGGTCAGCGAGCAGGTCGAGGAACTGATCGGCGAGGCCCCCCAGAAGAACGTCAACCCCGACGAGGCCGTCGCGCTGGGCGCGGCGATCCAGGGCGGCGTGCTGGGCGGCGAGGTCGACGACATCGTCTTGCTCGACGTCACCCCCCTGAGCCTGGGTATCGAGGTCAAGGGCGGCCTCTTCGAGCGCCTCATCGAGAAGAACACGACGATTCCGACCGAGGAGTCGAAGATCTTCACGACCGCGGCGGACAACCAGACGTCCGTCCAGGTCAGAGTGTTCCAGGGTGAGCGCGAACTCGCGAACAAGAACGAGATGCTCGGCGAGTTCCACCTGACTGGCATTCCGCCCGCACCCGCGGGAACGCCCCAGATCGAGGTCACGTTCTCCATCGACGAGAACGGCATCGTCAACGTGAGCGCGGAGGACAAGGGAACCGGCACCAGCGAGGAGATCACCATCGAGGGCGGTGCCGGACTGTCGGACGCGGAGATCGAGCGCATGCAGCGCGAGGCCGAGGAACACGCCGAGGAGGACAAGCAGCGTCGCGACCGCATCGAGGCCCGGAACACGGCCGAGGCGACGATCCAGCGCGCCGAAACGCTCCTCGAGGAGAACGACGACGTCGACGACGACCTCCGCGAGAGCATCGAGGCCGCGGTCGACGACCTCGAGGAGACGATCGACGATTCGGACGCCGACGCCGAGGCGATCGAGTCGGCGACCGATGACCTGAGCACGGAGCTTCAGGAGATCGGCAAGCAGATCTATCAGGAGGCGGCTGCGGCGGGTGCCGGTGGTGCTGGCGGTGCCGGCGGAGCTGGTGGCGCAGGCGGTGCGGGCGCCGCAGGAGCCGGCGCAGGCATGGGCGGCGGCCCGAACCCCGGCCCCGGCGGTGCGGCTGACGACGACGAGGGCGAGGAGTTTGTCGACGCCGACTTCGAAGACGTCGACGAAGACGCCGAAGAAGACGAGTAA
- a CDS encoding DUF3054 domain-containing protein — protein sequence MGALPTVFDTDRPGQRAIALVGTVDLALITAIMMIGRRQHGLPIASEPGAALETALPFLVGWTVVALLAGAFARRAITSTRTAAVVTTVAWLGAANVGLILRSSPLFDGNSLWAFNVVITAIGLLVLGSWRIGLSVGLRNAGRLE from the coding sequence ATGGGAGCGTTACCTACCGTATTCGATACCGATCGTCCTGGACAGCGAGCCATCGCGCTTGTCGGGACGGTCGACCTCGCCCTCATCACGGCGATCATGATGATCGGCCGACGCCAGCACGGCCTGCCGATCGCGAGCGAGCCGGGAGCCGCCCTCGAGACCGCCCTGCCGTTTCTCGTCGGCTGGACGGTCGTCGCCCTCCTCGCCGGCGCGTTCGCTCGACGGGCGATCACGTCGACGAGGACCGCCGCCGTCGTCACGACCGTCGCCTGGCTCGGCGCGGCGAACGTCGGCCTCATCTTGCGCTCGTCGCCGCTCTTCGACGGCAACTCGCTGTGGGCGTTCAACGTCGTCATCACCGCCATTGGGCTGCTCGTGCTCGGAAGCTGGCGCATTGGGCTCTCGGTGGGGCTCCGTAATGCGGGCAGGCTCGAGTAG
- a CDS encoding ornithine cyclodeaminase family protein has translation MTDVLFLTSEETAGLASPADYVDAVRDGYRQRGAGAPAEPRTKLFHADPGGLLTTYSAVLPETGAMGGYMYSAGFGSGDAWFVTPLFDADSGEPIALLDGAHMNPFKTGAAGAVAVDELARQDATTLAVIGTGPQARGQLHATATIRDFETVRVFSPTESNREAFAAEFDDLLAASVTAVDSSAAAVEGADVVITATTASDPVFDGSLLEPGTHVTAMGQYHPKKRELDVETIERATYVPDLRDRATYDAGSFLAALEAGAIDENHVHAELGEVVTGEADGRTSDDEITVFDSGGTGIETVAAAAMLYERAVEEELGSTISFAPASEALSGRLP, from the coding sequence ATGACCGACGTCCTGTTTCTCACCAGCGAAGAGACGGCAGGCCTCGCCTCGCCCGCAGACTACGTTGATGCCGTTCGCGACGGCTACCGCCAGCGCGGCGCCGGCGCGCCCGCCGAACCCAGAACCAAACTCTTTCACGCCGACCCAGGTGGGCTCCTGACGACCTACTCCGCCGTACTCCCGGAAACCGGTGCGATGGGGGGCTACATGTACAGCGCCGGATTCGGCTCGGGCGACGCCTGGTTCGTCACGCCGCTGTTCGACGCCGACAGCGGCGAACCGATCGCCCTGCTCGACGGTGCCCACATGAACCCGTTCAAGACCGGTGCTGCCGGAGCGGTCGCCGTCGACGAACTCGCTCGCCAGGACGCCACCACGCTCGCCGTGATCGGCACCGGCCCACAGGCACGCGGACAGCTCCACGCGACGGCCACCATCCGTGATTTCGAGACGGTTCGCGTCTTCTCGCCGACCGAATCGAACCGCGAGGCGTTCGCCGCCGAGTTCGACGATTTGCTCGCTGCGAGCGTCACGGCCGTCGACTCGAGCGCCGCCGCCGTCGAGGGTGCCGACGTCGTGATCACGGCGACGACGGCGAGCGACCCGGTCTTCGACGGCTCGCTGCTCGAGCCCGGAACCCACGTCACCGCGATGGGCCAGTACCACCCGAAGAAGCGCGAACTCGACGTGGAGACGATCGAACGGGCCACGTACGTTCCCGACCTCCGGGACCGGGCGACCTACGACGCGGGGTCGTTCCTCGCGGCGCTCGAGGCAGGCGCGATAGATGAAAATCACGTTCACGCCGAACTGGGCGAGGTCGTGACTGGCGAGGCGGACGGCCGAACGAGCGACGACGAGATCACGGTGTTCGACAGCGGCGGGACCGGGATCGAAACCGTCGCGGCCGCGGCGATGCTGTACGAACGGGCAGTAGAAGAGGAACTCGGCTCGACCATTTCGTTCGCGCCTGCAAGCGAGGCACTGTCGGGGCGTCTTCCTTGA
- the dnaJ gene encoding molecular chaperone DnaJ: MSEDFYDVLGVSQDASAEEIKKAYRKKATEYHPDVSDDPDAEEKFKKIQKAKKVLTDEEKRQAYDRMGHDRFEQAEKHGFDAGGGGPGGMGGDPFGGMGGMGGMGGGLGDIFEQVFGGGAGRGRNRPRKGRDLRTGLEIGLEEAFEGVQKQFTVERPEACETCDGEGHPPEADASTCPECQGRGQVTQVQQTPLGRVQQTTTCPRCEGKGTLYSETCDDCRGEGYVRNEASLSVEIPAGIDDGQTLRMEGEGAPSPNGGPHGDLLIDISIADHPEFEREGDDLHYQLPISFPQATFGDSVQVPTLESSVEFEIPKGTQSGETFRLEGKGMPRLRRYGQGDLYVRVQVVTPESLNDEQREALEAFAEAGGEEIEVSEGFFEKIKRSF, encoded by the coding sequence ATGAGCGAGGACTTCTACGACGTGCTCGGCGTGAGCCAGGATGCCTCAGCCGAGGAGATCAAAAAGGCGTACCGGAAGAAGGCCACGGAGTACCATCCGGACGTCAGCGACGATCCGGACGCCGAAGAGAAGTTCAAGAAGATCCAGAAGGCGAAGAAGGTGCTCACCGACGAGGAGAAGCGCCAGGCCTACGACCGGATGGGCCACGACCGATTCGAACAGGCCGAGAAACACGGGTTCGACGCGGGCGGTGGCGGTCCAGGTGGCATGGGCGGCGATCCGTTCGGCGGTATGGGCGGTATGGGTGGCATGGGCGGCGGCCTCGGCGACATCTTCGAGCAGGTCTTCGGCGGCGGTGCTGGCCGCGGTCGCAACCGGCCTCGAAAGGGACGAGACCTCCGGACGGGGCTCGAGATCGGTCTCGAGGAGGCGTTCGAGGGCGTCCAAAAGCAATTCACGGTCGAGCGCCCGGAGGCGTGTGAGACCTGCGACGGCGAGGGCCATCCGCCCGAGGCCGACGCTTCGACCTGCCCGGAGTGTCAGGGTCGCGGGCAGGTAACCCAGGTCCAGCAGACGCCGCTCGGCCGGGTCCAGCAGACGACGACCTGTCCCCGGTGTGAGGGCAAGGGGACGCTGTACTCCGAGACCTGCGACGACTGTCGCGGCGAGGGGTACGTTCGCAACGAGGCCTCGCTGTCCGTCGAGATTCCGGCTGGCATCGACGACGGCCAGACCCTCCGGATGGAGGGCGAGGGGGCCCCGAGTCCGAACGGTGGTCCTCACGGTGACCTGCTGATCGACATCTCGATCGCCGACCACCCCGAGTTCGAACGCGAGGGCGACGACCTCCACTACCAGCTACCGATCTCGTTCCCGCAGGCCACCTTCGGCGACAGCGTACAGGTCCCGACGCTCGAGAGCTCGGTCGAATTCGAGATCCCGAAGGGCACCCAGAGCGGGGAGACGTTCCGTCTCGAGGGCAAGGGGATGCCACGCCTGCGGCGGTACGGCCAGGGGGACCTCTACGTACGCGTACAGGTCGTCACGCCGGAGTCGCTCAACGACGAACAGCGGGAGGCGCTCGAGGCGTTCGCCGAGGCTGGTGGCGAGGAAATCGAGGTCAGCGAGGGGTTCTTCGAGAAGATCAAGCGGAGTTTCTAG
- a CDS encoding DUF7289 family protein, whose product MIDRADRGLTPVLALTIIIGMVAVASIGIVLVGTGALTTSSDQLEDERVEQSFVTLGSELNTVAASSDDTQSVALGLTDANGQVSLVDSGHITVSASGLEDPIIDEPTRAIEYRDGETVVAYEGGAVFRGTGSEARVVSAPQVEYRQDALRLPITRLEGVESVSNDRVRLSKVRSDRPTRDIPSVAGQFVTITIESPYYAGWAAHYERQVGEQYVTVDHANQTVAVLLGQPNPDGSYDGAVTAVGDVVGSGSSSVIGPISATGNVSVDCDVPDDCTGGEAVDLRPLDDDIAYLFETSAGDAQSIDGSTLENGTYYADELLLEKGDDLEIDLSEGDVTVLVDGNIGLDNAKIEVVNGEGTDHAARVYTTGDVAISNGNGGVTVESDDPQRFQLYGTSEMKFAIGQGTFTGTIYAPRDEPAGGTNELADTHLKSSDCSPDADWADICIGTGNVDFTGSIVSGPMSIGQKAKLTYDPSLSSVEPTIAIPPEHLPPKLDHLTVVVHEVAVESE is encoded by the coding sequence ATGATCGACCGCGCCGACCGGGGGCTGACACCGGTGCTCGCGCTGACGATTATCATCGGCATGGTCGCCGTCGCCAGCATCGGCATCGTCCTCGTGGGAACCGGGGCCCTCACGACGTCGTCGGACCAGCTCGAGGACGAGCGCGTCGAACAGTCGTTCGTCACCCTCGGCTCGGAACTGAACACGGTCGCCGCCTCGAGCGACGACACGCAGTCGGTCGCGCTCGGCCTGACAGACGCCAACGGCCAGGTTTCTCTCGTGGACTCGGGCCACATTACGGTGAGCGCGTCCGGACTCGAGGATCCTATTATCGACGAACCGACGCGAGCGATCGAGTACCGCGACGGCGAGACGGTCGTCGCCTACGAGGGTGGTGCCGTCTTCCGCGGTACGGGCTCCGAGGCGAGAGTCGTCTCCGCACCGCAGGTCGAGTACCGGCAGGATGCGCTCCGGCTCCCGATTACGCGACTCGAGGGCGTCGAGTCGGTGTCGAACGACCGGGTTCGCCTCTCGAAAGTGCGGAGCGACCGGCCGACCCGCGATATTCCGAGCGTCGCGGGCCAGTTCGTCACGATCACGATCGAGAGCCCGTACTACGCCGGCTGGGCGGCCCACTACGAGCGACAGGTCGGCGAGCAGTACGTGACGGTCGATCACGCGAACCAGACCGTCGCCGTTCTCCTCGGACAGCCCAATCCCGATGGATCGTACGACGGAGCGGTCACCGCCGTCGGGGACGTCGTTGGTAGCGGAAGTTCCTCGGTGATCGGTCCGATTTCGGCGACCGGAAACGTCAGCGTCGACTGCGACGTGCCGGACGACTGTACGGGCGGCGAAGCAGTCGACCTGCGGCCGCTCGACGACGACATCGCGTACCTGTTCGAGACGTCGGCCGGCGACGCTCAGTCGATCGACGGATCGACGCTCGAGAACGGGACCTACTACGCGGACGAGTTGCTCCTCGAGAAGGGAGACGACCTCGAGATCGATCTAAGCGAAGGGGACGTGACGGTGCTCGTCGACGGGAACATCGGACTGGACAACGCGAAGATCGAGGTCGTCAACGGCGAAGGAACGGATCACGCCGCGAGGGTCTATACGACCGGTGACGTCGCGATCAGTAACGGGAACGGCGGCGTCACCGTCGAATCCGACGACCCCCAGCGCTTCCAGCTCTACGGAACCTCGGAGATGAAATTCGCGATCGGACAGGGGACGTTCACGGGAACCATCTACGCACCACGGGACGAACCGGCGGGCGGAACGAACGAACTCGCCGACACCCACCTGAAAAGTTCGGACTGCTCGCCCGACGCCGACTGGGCAGACATCTGCATCGGCACCGGTAACGTCGACTTCACGGGATCGATCGTCTCGGGGCCCATGTCGATCGGCCAGAAAGCGAAGTTAACGTACGATCCGTCCCTCTCGAGCGTCGAACCGACGATCGCGATCCCGCCTGAGCACTTGCCGCCGAAACTGGATCACCTGACCGTCGTCGTCCACGAGGTCGCCGTCGAGAGCGAGTAA
- the tpiA gene encoding triose-phosphate isomerase, translating to MFVLINLKTYPCDPVDVAEAARDVDETTDARIAVAPQATHLKRVAETGVETWAQHVDPIDYGSNTGHTLAEVVADAGATGTLINHSERRLKLADVDGAIRAAERAGLETVVCANNPAQIGAAAALGPDAVAVEPPELIGTGTPVSQADPDVVEDAVNAAARVDEDVTVLCGAGISTGEDVVAASDLGSSGVLLASGVAKADDPAAALADLVEPL from the coding sequence ATGTTCGTTCTGATCAACCTCAAGACGTACCCGTGTGATCCTGTCGACGTCGCCGAAGCCGCCCGCGACGTCGACGAGACGACCGACGCCCGCATCGCCGTCGCTCCGCAGGCGACCCACCTCAAGCGAGTCGCCGAGACTGGGGTCGAGACCTGGGCCCAGCACGTCGATCCCATCGACTACGGGAGCAACACCGGGCACACGCTCGCGGAGGTAGTCGCGGACGCGGGCGCGACGGGCACGTTGATCAACCACTCCGAGCGCCGCCTGAAACTCGCCGACGTCGACGGCGCGATCCGGGCGGCCGAACGTGCGGGTCTCGAGACCGTCGTCTGTGCGAACAACCCGGCCCAGATCGGGGCGGCCGCGGCGCTCGGCCCCGACGCCGTCGCCGTCGAACCGCCGGAACTGATCGGCACCGGGACGCCCGTCAGCCAGGCCGATCCGGACGTCGTGGAGGACGCCGTCAACGCTGCCGCCCGGGTCGACGAGGACGTTACCGTGCTCTGTGGCGCGGGAATTAGCACCGGCGAGGACGTCGTCGCCGCCAGCGACCTCGGCTCGAGTGGCGTCCTGCTCGCCAGCGGCGTCGCCAAGGCCGACGATCCCGCGGCGGCGCTCGCGGATCTGGTCGAGCCGCTGTGA